Proteins encoded within one genomic window of Prosthecobacter fusiformis:
- a CDS encoding general secretion pathway protein GspK has product MHLRLTSAFLTQRHRRGAALLAVLWVIALLIGLVAATSLLLMQDIELAATKRQVFRARMLSEAALAIAMNPDIKPDDPLLRRKVAEDEEFIVEMTGEDGLINPNVLLQREDKDTLRRIFLYWGMNVQQANTLIDRLLDWVDADDMSRVQGGERKLYNSNGMPFNRPFRSVEEMALVSGMELVEEGYPQWREWFSVYGSGVLDLNEAQPEIIAAVTGTDIRYAQNLRSQRLGRDGILNTLDDTILDMTSALAILGIPAGDPMGLANILSVQSSTRRILVKVRVGDLERQTAAVVRGALGQGTTTILWMGER; this is encoded by the coding sequence ATGCATCTCCGGCTGACATCCGCTTTTTTAACTCAGCGCCACCGTCGTGGAGCAGCTTTGCTGGCGGTGTTGTGGGTTATCGCTTTGCTGATTGGACTGGTCGCGGCCACGTCATTGCTGCTGATGCAGGACATTGAACTGGCAGCCACGAAGAGGCAGGTTTTCCGTGCGCGGATGCTTTCCGAAGCGGCATTGGCCATCGCCATGAATCCAGACATAAAGCCTGACGATCCGCTGCTGCGCCGCAAGGTGGCGGAGGATGAGGAATTCATCGTGGAGATGACTGGGGAGGATGGATTGATCAATCCCAATGTCCTGCTTCAGCGAGAGGATAAGGACACCCTACGTCGTATTTTTCTTTATTGGGGAATGAATGTGCAGCAGGCCAATACGTTAATTGATCGTTTGTTAGACTGGGTGGATGCGGATGACATGAGCCGAGTGCAGGGCGGTGAGCGAAAACTATACAACAGCAATGGCATGCCCTTTAATCGGCCCTTCCGTTCCGTGGAGGAGATGGCCTTGGTCAGTGGTATGGAACTGGTTGAAGAGGGGTATCCGCAATGGCGTGAATGGTTCAGCGTTTATGGCAGCGGTGTGCTGGATCTCAATGAGGCTCAGCCTGAGATTATTGCTGCCGTCACCGGAACCGATATCCGTTATGCGCAAAACCTCCGCAGCCAGCGCCTGGGTCGTGATGGTATCCTGAATACCCTGGATGATACCATCCTGGACATGACTAGCGCCCTGGCCATCCTGGGGATTCCCGCAGGCGACCCGATGGGGCTGGCCAACATTCTTTCCGTGCAAAGCAGCACCCGTCGTATCCTGGTCAAAGTGCGGGTAGGCGATCTGGAACGCCAGACGGCAGCTGTGGTTCGCGGAGCTCTCGGTCAGGGAACAACAACCATCCTTTGGATGGGGGAGCGGTAA
- a CDS encoding sulfatase family protein: MRYLLLSLLCLAVPAFSESARPNIVYIIADDHAFRDFGFMGSKEAMTPNLDKLASQSARFVNGYVTTSLCSPSLGVMLTGRYPHQSSLTYNHPPPGNSAFNKMATRAEYEKARSPAFEIIRRQPTLPRALGQLGYHSLQTGKFWEGHFSNAGFTEGMTLFEPRPGQDYGGNRVMENGQLAAHGNGDHGLKIGRETMQPIADFLDRTAGKQPFFIWYAPFLPHQPHDSPQRFFDLHQGRGIAAHKIPYLASISQFDDSVGELIAMLESRSLTKNTLIVFISDNGWTPSLKREKKKPDEFAHTLESKYSPFEDGLRTPILFRWDGHVQPATHEQLVSSVDLLPTVLEALGTPDIMPGLPGRSLWQAAQGKAQLEQQPVFGEIYPGDATALGQPSKDIAYRWVRDGSLKLLMPHNHHEKTAWRGYVKELSLFDVVKDPGEKHNLASTHPQDVQRLLHLLNQWWNPGDDSAAPKP; the protein is encoded by the coding sequence ATGCGTTATCTTTTGCTCAGCCTCCTCTGCCTCGCCGTCCCCGCCTTCTCCGAAAGTGCCCGGCCTAACATCGTTTACATCATCGCCGATGATCATGCCTTTCGCGACTTCGGGTTCATGGGCAGCAAGGAGGCCATGACTCCGAATCTGGACAAGCTCGCCTCCCAGTCCGCACGCTTCGTCAATGGCTACGTCACCACCAGCCTGTGCAGCCCCTCACTCGGCGTCATGCTCACCGGCCGTTATCCTCACCAGAGTAGCCTGACCTATAACCACCCGCCTCCAGGGAATAGCGCCTTCAACAAAATGGCCACGCGTGCCGAGTATGAAAAAGCCCGCAGCCCTGCCTTTGAAATCATTCGCCGCCAGCCCACCCTGCCCCGCGCCCTAGGCCAGCTCGGATATCACTCCCTCCAGACCGGGAAATTTTGGGAAGGCCATTTCTCCAACGCCGGCTTCACCGAAGGCATGACCCTCTTCGAACCCCGCCCCGGCCAGGACTACGGAGGCAACCGCGTGATGGAAAACGGCCAACTCGCCGCTCATGGCAATGGCGACCACGGTTTAAAAATAGGTCGTGAAACGATGCAACCCATTGCCGACTTCCTCGACCGCACTGCGGGCAAACAACCCTTCTTCATCTGGTATGCCCCGTTCCTGCCACATCAGCCCCACGATTCCCCCCAGCGTTTTTTCGACCTCCATCAAGGGCGTGGCATCGCCGCACACAAGATCCCCTACCTCGCGTCCATCAGCCAATTCGATGATTCCGTCGGCGAGCTCATCGCCATGCTCGAATCCCGCAGCCTAACAAAAAACACCCTCATCGTCTTCATCTCCGACAATGGCTGGACGCCAAGCTTGAAGCGCGAGAAAAAGAAACCCGACGAATTTGCCCATACCCTGGAGAGCAAATACTCCCCTTTCGAAGACGGCCTCCGCACCCCCATCCTCTTCCGCTGGGATGGTCACGTTCAGCCCGCTACCCATGAGCAGCTAGTCAGCAGCGTGGACCTCCTCCCTACCGTCCTCGAAGCCCTCGGCACTCCCGACATCATGCCCGGTCTCCCCGGCCGCAGTCTCTGGCAAGCCGCCCAGGGCAAAGCCCAACTGGAGCAGCAACCCGTCTTTGGAGAGATCTACCCCGGCGATGCCACCGCCCTCGGCCAACCCTCCAAAGACATCGCCTACCGCTGGGTCCGCGACGGGTCATTGAAGCTGCTAATGCCCCATAACCATCACGAAAAAACCGCCTGGCGCGGCTACGTCAAAGAACTCTCGCTCTTCGATGTCGTCAAAGACCCAGGCGAGAAACACAACCTCGCCAGCACCCATCCTCAGGATGTCCAAAGACTCCTCCACCTCCTCAATCAATGGTGGAACCCAGGCGATGACTCCGCCGCTCCTAAACCCTGA
- a CDS encoding alpha/beta hydrolase family protein has product MPLHLRYTWLPAMKLLTAFFLSLVTLVSAEQVGPWNLDELKKVPGMQWVDQTSPVRSLIYTGEVYQDKPTEVFAFYASPITMGKAKAGEKFPGVVLIHGGGGTAFVEWAHLWAKRGYAAIAMDLSGSRPPDPIFDPVTGELKDYPRNGEPRTRLPNGGPMHGSPQKFDTIGGTTSDDWPFHAAASVIRAHSLLRSFPEVQAENTAVTGISWGGYTTCLVASLDDRFKAAVPVYGCGFLYEGESVQKPAIDKLGDRRADWIREYDPSSLLPRCRVPMFFVNGTNDIHYVLDSYMKTFNVVPGEKHIRIEVKMPHGHQPGWAPEEIGLFIDSKCRGGQPLAVPGIPKIEGDVIKADYTSTVPIKEAKLHYTTEGGIRSKRNWQSVDAVVSAESITAPKPPAEANTWYLSLTDERGAMVSTPVQFAP; this is encoded by the coding sequence ATGCCTCTGCATCTGCGTTATACCTGGCTTCCTGCCATGAAGTTACTGACCGCATTTTTTCTTTCTTTAGTCACCCTCGTCTCTGCGGAGCAGGTGGGTCCATGGAATCTCGATGAACTCAAAAAGGTGCCTGGGATGCAATGGGTGGACCAGACTTCACCAGTGCGTTCTCTGATTTATACCGGTGAGGTCTATCAGGACAAGCCGACTGAGGTATTCGCCTTTTATGCATCTCCGATCACCATGGGCAAAGCCAAGGCGGGGGAGAAGTTCCCTGGGGTTGTTTTGATCCATGGCGGTGGCGGAACGGCATTTGTCGAGTGGGCACACCTATGGGCGAAACGCGGGTATGCAGCCATCGCGATGGACCTTTCGGGCTCGCGGCCACCGGACCCGATATTCGATCCTGTCACGGGTGAACTGAAGGACTATCCCCGCAATGGAGAACCGCGCACCCGTTTACCCAACGGTGGCCCTATGCATGGCAGCCCGCAGAAGTTCGACACGATTGGTGGAACGACTTCGGATGACTGGCCGTTTCATGCGGCTGCCAGTGTCATTCGAGCGCATTCATTGCTCCGCTCCTTTCCAGAAGTACAGGCCGAGAATACAGCGGTGACGGGTATAAGCTGGGGTGGGTATACGACCTGCCTGGTGGCTTCGTTGGATGACCGCTTCAAAGCGGCGGTGCCTGTCTATGGGTGCGGGTTTTTATACGAGGGGGAGTCGGTGCAAAAGCCTGCTATTGATAAGTTGGGGGACCGGCGGGCGGACTGGATTCGCGAATACGATCCCTCCAGCCTCCTGCCCCGCTGCCGGGTGCCGATGTTCTTTGTCAATGGCACCAATGATATCCATTACGTTTTGGACAGCTACATGAAGACTTTCAATGTGGTGCCAGGGGAGAAGCATATCCGCATTGAAGTGAAGATGCCTCATGGGCATCAACCAGGCTGGGCACCAGAGGAGATCGGCCTGTTCATTGATTCCAAATGCCGGGGCGGCCAGCCGCTCGCCGTGCCGGGTATCCCAAAGATCGAGGGCGATGTGATCAAGGCTGACTATACGAGCACCGTGCCCATCAAAGAAGCGAAGCTGCACTATACAACGGAAGGAGGTATACGCTCCAAACGTAACTGGCAGAGCGTGGATGCGGTGGTCAGTGCTGAGAGTATAACCGCGCCCAAGCCACCTGCGGAAGCGAATACCTGGTACCTCTCCCTGACCGATGAGCGGGGAGCCATGGTGAGCACTCCGGTGCAGTTCGCTCCTTGA
- a CDS encoding type II secretion system protein GspJ: MKIRLLNRASAAAFTLLEMVVALSAFVILMGGIFGIANSTMELGNDLADMQDRAMIRQNFISFIRRSFRTLPGEAELKLTVQARGSSYVPSLNFVNAGTSFTPGTPLPPNTSVDLYAEERPGGYLRVALRLLDERQTQALRAGQPVRYTKEQGSVPLMDNVSRFEWRYYDAASNRWENNWKQARRPLMAELNLRLDDGFETRAVFWIPPVVPNAISGAGILPPGAGLGGENGTETPNPDGTAPLPDAGQQLPKP; the protein is encoded by the coding sequence ATGAAAATCCGCCTACTAAATCGCGCCTCTGCTGCTGCCTTCACTTTGCTGGAGATGGTGGTGGCGCTGTCTGCTTTTGTCATCCTGATGGGTGGCATTTTTGGCATTGCGAACAGTACCATGGAACTGGGCAATGACTTGGCGGATATGCAGGACCGTGCAATGATCCGACAGAATTTTATCTCATTTATCCGGCGTTCTTTTCGGACTTTGCCGGGAGAGGCGGAGTTGAAGCTGACGGTGCAGGCGAGGGGCAGTTCTTATGTGCCGAGCCTGAACTTTGTGAATGCGGGGACGTCCTTTACGCCTGGAACGCCTTTGCCGCCGAATACCAGTGTTGACCTCTATGCAGAAGAGCGGCCCGGGGGCTATCTGCGGGTTGCTCTACGGCTGCTGGATGAGCGCCAGACCCAGGCCCTGCGTGCTGGACAGCCAGTGCGATACACCAAGGAACAGGGTTCGGTTCCCTTGATGGATAATGTCAGCCGCTTCGAATGGCGATATTATGATGCGGCCAGCAACCGATGGGAGAATAACTGGAAACAGGCGCGGCGTCCCTTGATGGCAGAACTGAATCTGCGGCTGGATGACGGGTTTGAAACCCGGGCGGTCTTTTGGATTCCGCCTGTGGTTCCCAATGCTATTTCTGGAGCCGGTATTCTGCCTCCTGGGGCTGGACTGGGCGGTGAAAATGGAACGGAAACACCGAATCCGGATGGCACCGCTCCTCTGCCGGACGCTGGCCAGCAGTTGCCCAAACCGTGA
- a CDS encoding type II secretion system protein, producing the protein MKTALIQTSRHTWHHRGMTLLEVVMALAVFSIAALALVGTLNQIAAAGTDSQRILEIEQSLESLIDEYGKMPLIRELDEQIKAGEDGVAYRVIIEQVKDLQNQDGRFLQNTFRVLAVARWDEGSGAIEMQAETYRYAGAFLPLN; encoded by the coding sequence ATGAAGACAGCCCTTATCCAAACAAGCCGTCATACCTGGCATCACCGGGGCATGACTTTGCTGGAGGTGGTGATGGCCCTTGCTGTTTTCAGCATCGCGGCCCTGGCTCTTGTTGGCACTCTGAACCAGATCGCCGCAGCGGGCACTGACTCGCAGCGCATCCTGGAGATTGAGCAGAGCCTCGAGTCACTCATTGATGAATACGGGAAGATGCCTCTCATCCGTGAACTGGATGAGCAGATCAAAGCTGGCGAGGATGGAGTGGCCTACCGGGTGATCATTGAACAGGTGAAGGATCTGCAAAATCAGGATGGACGCTTTTTGCAAAATACCTTTCGCGTCCTGGCTGTCGCCCGTTGGGATGAAGGCAGCGGAGCCATTGAGATGCAGGCTGAAACCTATCGTTATGCAGGGGCTTTTTTGCCCCTGAACTGA
- a CDS encoding AraC family transcriptional regulator, whose translation MPPHIPQIAMLVDTSRTYGQDIVAGVRRYVAEHEPWSLYLEPRDLLSSYPAWLEQWPGDGILARTGDAAMLQRLKATGLPVIELRDSSPDQPFPFVGMDNSEIGVRVAVHLRSRGFQRFAAYLDPSLDFFRERIQRFVETVKSEGYECPTFEAFSPSQRPRWDEHQKALADWLISLEKPVGVFASNDQLGFWLLDAARRAGISVPEQVAVVGAENDRLLCETAWPPLSSVQLRGQAVGYAASQMLDGWMRTGIRPPERTLLPAGDFVIRQSSDIVAVEDPRLARALTFIRQHATENISVNDVARAGSISRSALERQMKKQIGRSPGEEINRIRFGLVERLLTQTGLTLDAIAERAGFTHPQYMAEAFRKRQGETPGQYRQRRKI comes from the coding sequence ATGCCTCCTCACATCCCGCAGATCGCCATGCTGGTGGATACCTCCCGCACTTACGGGCAGGACATCGTGGCCGGGGTGCGCCGTTATGTGGCCGAGCATGAGCCGTGGTCCCTTTACCTGGAGCCGCGTGATCTTCTTTCCAGTTATCCCGCCTGGCTGGAGCAATGGCCCGGCGATGGCATCCTCGCCCGCACGGGCGATGCCGCCATGCTGCAAAGGCTGAAGGCCACCGGCCTGCCCGTCATCGAGCTTCGCGATTCCTCTCCCGACCAACCCTTCCCCTTTGTCGGCATGGACAACAGTGAGATCGGCGTACGCGTGGCCGTTCATCTGCGCAGCCGTGGTTTCCAAAGATTCGCCGCCTATCTGGACCCATCCCTGGATTTCTTTCGCGAGCGCATTCAGCGTTTTGTCGAAACAGTCAAAAGTGAAGGTTACGAGTGCCCCACCTTTGAGGCCTTCTCACCCAGCCAGCGCCCGCGTTGGGACGAGCATCAAAAAGCCCTCGCGGACTGGCTCATCTCCCTGGAAAAACCTGTCGGTGTCTTCGCCAGCAACGACCAGCTCGGCTTTTGGCTTTTGGATGCCGCCCGTCGCGCCGGAATCTCCGTGCCAGAACAAGTGGCCGTCGTCGGTGCAGAAAATGACCGCCTCCTTTGCGAAACCGCCTGGCCACCTCTTTCCAGTGTACAGCTTCGTGGTCAGGCCGTCGGTTATGCCGCTTCTCAAATGCTGGATGGTTGGATGCGCACAGGCATACGTCCTCCTGAGCGCACCCTCCTCCCCGCAGGTGACTTTGTCATTCGCCAGTCGTCGGACATTGTCGCTGTGGAGGATCCCCGCCTCGCCCGTGCCCTCACCTTTATCCGTCAGCACGCCACCGAAAACATCAGTGTCAATGATGTCGCCCGCGCTGGCTCTATTTCCCGCAGCGCCCTGGAGCGGCAGATGAAAAAGCAAATCGGCCGTTCTCCAGGGGAGGAAATCAACCGCATCCGTTTCGGTCTTGTAGAGCGCCTCCTCACCCAGACCGGCCTCACCCTGGATGCCATCGCCGAGCGCGCCGGATTCACCCATCCTCAATACATGGCCGAAGCCTTTCGAAAACGTCAGGGTGAAACCCCAGGCCAGTATCGCCAGCGCCGCAAAATCTGA